One genomic segment of Leptospira sp. WS92.C1 includes these proteins:
- the speE gene encoding polyamine aminopropyltransferase, whose protein sequence is MELWLDEALELKNGRALKIKVKEFLHSRTTPFQKIDVFESVGFGRMFTLDGVVMMTEADEFAYHEMIVHVPMMSHPHPEKVLVIGGGDGGTVREVLKHPSVKEVHLCEIDKGVIDVCYEYFPEIANAMKDPRVKHAYEDGAKYVKDYQNYFDCIMVDSSDPVGPAEVLFKRPFYETMANCLKEGGICTTQGESYYYHGPIIRELFNFIPEIFNHCGYYYTVVPTYPSGIIGFTYCSKGPDPYTVVPDPKRVPQGLKYYSAEMHKAAFVLPQFAQKHIVRK, encoded by the coding sequence ATGGAACTTTGGTTAGACGAAGCATTAGAACTTAAAAACGGACGCGCACTCAAAATCAAGGTAAAGGAGTTCCTACATTCCAGGACGACTCCTTTTCAAAAGATTGACGTTTTTGAATCCGTAGGATTCGGAAGGATGTTCACTCTGGATGGGGTGGTCATGATGACCGAGGCCGACGAGTTCGCGTATCACGAGATGATCGTTCACGTTCCTATGATGAGTCATCCGCACCCGGAAAAGGTTCTGGTGATCGGAGGGGGAGACGGAGGAACCGTTCGTGAGGTTCTGAAACACCCTTCCGTAAAGGAAGTTCATCTTTGTGAAATCGACAAAGGTGTAATCGACGTTTGTTACGAATACTTTCCCGAAATCGCAAACGCGATGAAAGATCCCCGCGTAAAACACGCCTACGAAGATGGCGCCAAATACGTGAAGGACTATCAGAATTATTTTGACTGCATCATGGTGGATTCTTCGGATCCAGTAGGTCCCGCTGAAGTTTTATTCAAAAGACCTTTTTATGAGACGATGGCGAACTGTTTGAAAGAAGGCGGAATTTGCACGACTCAAGGAGAAAGTTATTACTATCACGGACCGATCATCCGGGAGTTGTTTAACTTTATCCCCGAGATCTTCAATCACTGCGGATATTATTATACTGTGGTTCCAACCTATCCTTCCGGGATCATTGGATTTACGTATTGTTCGAAAGGTCCGGATCCTTACACTGTGGTTCCGGATCCGAAAAGAGTGCCACAAGGATTGAAATACTATTCCGCTGAAATGCACAAGGCGGCTTTTGTGCTTCCTCAATTTGCGCAAAAACATATCGTTCGTAAATAA